In Aspergillus fumigatus Af293 chromosome 4, whole genome shotgun sequence, one genomic interval encodes:
- a CDS encoding putative MFS multidrug transporter, producing MAFFPPPSLSDTMSQIVESKELCVAPSPIDEGFFQQQLDLRGLKLTPDGFVHWKPGNKRHPRNWSKLRKAHDVSVILLLEMFTYLIGQGIGSIVFPPYSEAFGRKKLYIVSTAMYSLSCIIIAIVPSVAGVVVGRLLSGFLSAIPTNVVAGSIEDMFNAKDRIWFLSLWMMLAPWGLALGPIYSTYITYALNWRWVFYVAAIVTGFIACLLLGIRESRPPLLLDQEVRRLCQALGKETQMVVQSLNPDRIPDLRTFFTMALFRPIYLFFTEPIIFLVSIISAIPFTLIYMFTEALPPIYQSFGMTPTHSCLPFLGLGLGCMLGMLTRIHDYKLIVSHHRQRLPLRPEDKLLGFMIGSPVFALGLWLFAWTIPPAITSVHWMVSTVALVAIGYAATEFGSVLTGYLADSYLSYAASGFAAQTILRTSMSAAFPLFAPAMFGSLGANVAVSVLAAIATVFCLVPPLFARFGERIRAKSRFARYSLDVYNRITVDEEGF from the exons atggccttcttccctcctccatctctcaGTGACACCATGTCTCAGATTGTGGAATCCAAAGAACTCTGCGTGGCGCCCTCGCCCATTGACGAGGGTTTTtttcagcagcagcttgaCCTCAGAGGTCTCAAGCTCACTCCTGATGGATTCGTGCATTGGAAACCGGGCAACAAACGACACCCGCGCAACTGGTCGAAGCTGCGCAAGGCCCACGATGTATCGGTCATCTTGTTGTTGGAGATGTTCAC GTACCTCATCGGGCAAGGAATCGGCAGCATCGTCTTCCCTCCCTACTCGGAAGCATTTGGACGCAAGAAACTGTACATTGTCAGTACGGCGATGTACAGCTTGTCgtgcatcatcatcgcgaTTGTTCCGTCGGTTGCTGGCGTAGTCGTTGGACGTCTACTCAGCGGGTTCCTGTCGGCGATTCCTACTAACGTAGTGGCGGGAAGTATCGAAGACATGTTCAACGCGAAAGACCGGATATGGTTCCTGTCGCTGTGGATGATGCTGGCTCCATGGGGTCTGGCGCTGGGGCCGATCTACAGCACATACATCACTTACGCCTTGAACTG GAGATGGGTGTTCTACGTAGCCGCCATCGTCACCGGCTTTATCGCGTGTCTCCTGCTCGGCATCCGTGAATCGCGAcctcccctcctcctcgaccaggAAGTCCGCCGCCTGTGCCAGGCCCTCGGCAAGGAGACCCAGATGGTGGTGCAGAGCCTCAACCCAGACCGTATCCCTGACCTCCGCACCTTCTTCACCATGGCCCTCTTTCGCCCCatctacctcttcttcaccgaACCCATTATCTTCCTGGTATCCATCATCAGCGCCATCCCTTTCACCCTCATCTACATGTTCACCGAGGCCCTCCCACCAATCTACCAATCCTTCGGCATGACCCCCACCCACTCCTGTCTCCCCTTCCTCGGCCTTGGCCTCGGCTGCATGCTCGGCATGCTCACCCGCATCCATGACTACAAACTCATCGTCTCCCACCACCGCCAGCGCCTCCCCCTGCGTCCCGAAGACAAACTTCTCGGCTTCATGATCGGCTCCCCGGTCTTCGCCCTGGGCCTGTGGCTCTTCGCCTGGACCATTCCCCCGGCAATCACATCCGTCCACTGGATGGTCTCGACCGTCGCCCTCGTGGCGATCGGCTACGCAGCAACCGAGTTTGGCTCCGTCCTGACCGGCTATCTCGCAGATAGCTATCTCAGCTACGCGGCCAGCGGGTTCGCAGCGCAGACAATCCTGCGCACGAGTATGAGCGCGGCATTTCCGCTGTTTGCGCCGGCCATGTTTGGTTCGCTAGGTGCCAATGTGGCGGTCAGTGTGCTGGCGGCGATTGCGACGGTGTTTTGTCTTGTGCCGCCTCTCTTTGCACGGTTTGGGGAAAGGATTCGTGCGAAAAGTCGGTTTGCGAGATATAGTTTGGATGTGTATAATCGGATTAcggttgatgaggagggttTCTAG
- a CDS encoding FAD-dependent oxidoreductase — protein sequence MALHSSLPYLDSILPSDLRAKLNSTTTNPWAEPDPTIAAAIPFVNGATGELMAKIPMPSPKRVIRGKLRDLLRTGVEVRFGRRLTDIRVEDDGVIAVFDGEEVRGNVLVGADGAWCEGDSSTRTLPRCRSRTSWSWWVPRHPFSRECAKEERKNAFPSFTREQALFIHGKSHPIVQLAPHPHQKTSIFSNVANVVDPVRPETWVFHYCLSIWTADDAPETAEERRALFKHYMSQYCEPYRSAGEWLSQATPIRAEKFHYWKNITRWRNFGGKVTLAGDAAHPMVPFTAQGLNTALEDVKRFLDAIVKVVYHGADMQTEMDAYDDSAYTRGKRDINLSVEQMHAYHHWEEIMTSPLMKGGYGALINSSPH from the exons ATGGCCCTGCACTCTTCCCTGCCGTATCTCGACTCAATCCTCCCCTCGGACCTCCGTGCGAAACTGAACTCCACAACGACGAATCCTTGGGCCGAGCCCGATCCTACCATTGCGGCTGCTATCCCGTTTGTGAATGGTGCCACTGGCGAGCTGATGGCGAAGATTCCGATGCCGAGCCCGAAGCGGGTTATCCGGGGGAAGTTGCGTGATCTTTTGCGGACAGGAGTGGAAGTGAGATTTGGGAGGCGGTTGACTGACATCCgcgtggaggatgatggggTGATTGCGGTTTTCGATGGGGAGGAGGTCAGAGGGAATGTGCTTGTGGGAGCGGACGGAG CGTGGTGCGAGGGCGActcgtcgacgaggacgtTGCCGCGTTGCAGAAGCCGAACATCTTGGTCTTGGTGGGTTCCTCGACATCCATTTTCCAGGGAATGTGCTaaggaggagagaaagaatgCCTTCCCGTCGTTCACGAGAGAGCAGGCGCTGTTCATCCACGGCAAGTCCCACCCGATTGTGCAGCTGGCTCCCCATCCGCACCAGAAGACCAGTATCTTCTCCAACG TGGCCAACGTGGTCGACCCCGTCCGGCCGGAGACCTGGGTGTTCCACTATTGCCTGTCAATCTGGACAGCCGACGACGCCCCTGAAACCGCCGAGGAGCGCCGCGCCCTTTTCAAGCATTACATGAGCCAATACTGCGAGCCGTACAGATCGGCCGGGGAATGGTTGAGTCAGGCAACACCAATACGAGCCGAAAAG TTCCACTACTGGAAAAACATCACTCGGTGGAGGAATTTCGGCGGGAAAGTTACCCTAGCAGGTGATGCGGCGCATCCCATGGTCCCTT TCACCGCGCAGGGACTGAACACCGCGCTCGAGGATGTGAAGCGCTTCCTGGACGCCATTGTCAAGGTGGTATACCACGGTGCGGATATGCAGACGGAGATGGATGCCTACGATGACTCGGCGTATACTCGGGGCAAGCGGGACATAAACCTGTCGGTCGAGCAGATGCACGCCTATCATCACTGGGAGGAGATCATGACCAGTCCGTTGATGAAGGGGGGATACGGTGCTTTAATCAATAGTTCCCCCCACTAA
- a CDS encoding GMC family oxidoreductase: MTEYDYIIVGAGIGGLVLANRLSADASVNVLLIEAGANRMGDPRIDTPGFLGMLYGNPDFDWDYMSVPQPHVNNRQIAQPRGRVVGGSSALNFSVVLYPPASDFEAWKALGNQGWGAEDMAPYLRKFHTFSPPSKSTADLLGVDSYMKASSQGCDGPVPVSLPDVYGPFNEAWDKTFEKLGWRTDADPIAGRKLGAFTPPLTVDAKTGKRGYAAAYYSPEVAARPNLRLLAETMVERVLLTRQDGDVLATGVLVKDKDGAREIHAKKEVIICAGSLNTPQILELSGIGNAGLLQKHDIPVVIDNPGVGENLQDHCISCISFEIADGQVSGDILRDPNVVQALVKLYEETRGGPLAGMPISVAYLPFVDGRGVVPRPEVEELLAKYLDSAALPPNLQAQYAHLRKAILDNDTPSSEYLFLPAQLHMKPGATSLPDVLAKPLPENYISIMILHNHPFSRGSVHISSPKAEDKPIYDPNFLSHPLDLEILARHTQFLETIAATEPFKSLLKERRIPENARDLGDLERAKELVKDRLFTCFHPAGTCAMLPREMGGVVDDQLRVYGTRNLRVVDASVFPLEPAGNIQATVYAVAERAADLIIGSN, encoded by the exons ATGACCGAATACGACTATATCATTGTCGGCGCAGGCATCGGTGGCCTGGTGCTGGCCAACCGCCTGAGCGCAGACGCCTCTGTCAATGTCCTTCTCATCGAAGCCGGGGCCAATCGCATGGGCGATCCTCGTATCGACACCCCTGGGTTTCTGGGCATGTTGTACGGAAACCCAGACTTCGACTGGGATTATATGAGTGTCCCTCAG CCGCATGTCAACAACCGACAAATCGCGCAGCCCCGCGGCCGGGTCGTCGGCGGTTCCTCGGCCCTGAATTTCTCGGTCGTCCTGTACCCTCCCGCATCAGACTTCGAGGCATGGAAGGCGTTGGGAAACCAAGGCTGGGGCGCAGAGGATATGGCGCCGTACCTGCGGAAGTTTCACACGTTCTCCCCGCCCAGCAAGTCCACGGCCGACCTTCTCGGCGTCGATAGCTACATGAAAGCCAGCAGCCAGGGGTGTGACGGCCCTGTGCCTGTTTCCCTGCCGGACGTATATGGGCCGTTCAACGAAGCGTGGGATAAGACGTTTGAGAAGCTTGGTTGGCGGACGGACGCGGATCCCATCGCCGGACGCAAACTGGGTGCGTTCACCCCGCCGCTGACCGTTGACGCAAAGACAGGGAAGCGGGGGTATGCAGCGGCCTACTACTCCCCCGAGGTGGCCGCACGGCCAAACCTGCGCCTGCTGGCAGAGACCATGGTCGAGCGGGTGCTGTTGACCAGGCAGGATGGAGACGTGCTGGCCACCGGCGTGCTggtcaaggacaaggatggcGCGAGAGAGATTCACGCAAAGAAAGAAGTCATTATCTGCGCCGGCAGCCTGAATACGCCTCAGATCCTGGAACTCTCCGGCATTGGAAATGCAGGGCTGCTACAGAAGCACGACATCCCCGTGGTGATCGACAACCCCGGCGTTGGCGAGAACCTCCAAGATCACTGCATCAGCTGCATCAGCTTCGAGATCGCCGACGGTCAAGTCTCGGGCGACATTCTCCGTGACCCCAACGTGGTACAGGCCCTCGTCAAGCTGTACGAGGAGACTCGCGGCGGCCCGCTGGCAGGCATGCCCATCAGCGTGGCGTACCTTCCTTTCGTTGACGGACGAGGCGTCGTCCCGCGGCCAGAAgtcgaggagctgctggcCAAGTATCTCGACAGCGCCGCCCTTCCACCCAATCTGCAGGCGCAGTACGCGCACCTCAGGAAAGCGATCCTCGACAACGATACCCCGTCGTCAGAgtacctcttcctccccgcGCAGCTACACATGAAACCCGGTGCGACAAGCTTGCCCGACGTCCTGGCCAAGCCCCTGCCGGAGAACtacatcagcatcatgatcCTGCACAACCACCCTTTCTCACGAGGATCGGTGCATATCTCCTCCCCCAAGGCGGAGGACAAACCGATCTACGATCCGAACTTTCTCTCCCACCCGCTGGACTTGGAGATACTCGCTCGGCACACGCAATTCCTTGAGACAATCGCCGCCACGGAGCCGTTCAAGTCTCTTCTCAAGGAACGGCGGATCCCGGAAAACGCGAGGGACTTGGGCGATCTGGAGCGAGCCaaggagctggtcaaggaCCGGCTGTTTACGTGCTTTCACCCTGCGGGGACGTGTGCCATGTTGCCGCGGGAGATGGGGGGTGTGGTGGATGACCAGCTGAGAGTGTATGGGACACGCAATCTGAGGGTGGTTGATGCCAGTGTCTTTCCGCTGGAGCCGGCGGGGAATATCCAGGCGACGGTGTATGCGGTGGCGGAGCGCGCAGCTGATTTGATCATCGGCAGTAATTAG
- a CDS encoding glycoside hydrolase family 76 protein: MHCMQLLWLLTLSPAYSIPLDPNDPTSIKQAAHHVAANMLSHYTGMKPGDNPGNLPPPYYWWEAGAMFNALIDYWYLTGDSTWNAITTQALTWQAGHTGTFMPTNQTKTEGNDDQAFWAFAAMSAAERNFPDPDPDHGPGWLAMAQAVFNTQAARWDEDTCGGGLRWQIFSFNNGWNYKNTISNGCFFHLAARLARYTGNRTYAEWAERVWDWTVDVGFITDDWLFYDGADVLLNCSDLNRIEWTYNSGVYLLGAANMYNCYKTEGDSRWEARTKHILQATDAFFAEDPAMVMYERACELVDTCQVDQRAFKGFLARWMAAATQVAPFTYDWVMPRLRASAAAAARTCTGGPDGAACGLKWTTGVWDGSEDVGLQMSALEVIQNLLVDRVDPPVTDATGGTSVGDPSGGMEQPDPRPPVLTMTITGADRAGAGLLTAMLGVLMIGTTGWLLYE; this comes from the exons ATGCATTGCATGCAATTACTATGGCTCTTGACACTCTCCCCCGCGTATAGCATCCCTCTAGACCCCAATGATCCCACCTCCATCAAGCAGGCCGCCCACCATGTCGCCGCCAACATGCTCTCCCACTACACGGGGATGAAACCCGGCGACAACCCGGGCAACCTACCACCCCCATACTACTGGTGGGAGGCCGGGGCGATGTTCAACGCCCTCATCGACTACTGGTACCTGACGGGCGACAGTACCTGGAACGCAATCACCACGCAAGCGCTGACCTGGCAGGCCGGGCACACGGGGACCTTCATGCCAACCAACCAAACCAAAACCGAGGGCAACGATGACCAGGCGTTCTGGGCTTTCGCAGCCATGTCCGCTGCGGAGCGGAACTTCCCCGACCCAGACCCGGACCACGGGCCCGGGTGGCTGGCGATGGCGCAGGCGGTGTTCAACACGCAGGCGGCGCGGTGGGACGAAGACACCTGCGGCGGGGGACTGCGGTGGCagatcttcagcttcaacAATGGATGGAATTACAAGAATACCATTTCCAACGGGTGTTTTTTCCACCTGGCCGCCCGGCTGGCGCGGTACACGGGGAACCGCACGTACGCTGAGTGGGCAGAGCGGGTCTGGGACTGGACGGTGGACGTGGGCTTCATCACGGACGACTGGTTGTTCTACGACGGGGCGGACGTCCTGCTGAACTGCTCCGACTTGAACCGTATCGAGTGGACGTACAACTCTGGGGTGTATTTGCTGGGCGCGGCCAACATGTACAATTGT TACAAGACGGAAGGTGACTCCCGATGGGAGGCGAGGACGAAGCATATCCTCCAGGCGACGGATGCGTTTTTCGCCGAGGACCCGGCCATGGTGATGTACGAGCGGGCGTGCGAGCTCGTGGACACGTGCCAGGTCGACCAGCGCGCGTTCAAGGGGTTCCTCGCGCGATGGATGGCGGCGGCCACGCAGGTTGCCCCCTTCACGTATGACTGGGTCATGCCGCGGCTGCGGGCGTCAGCAGCGGCCGCTGCAAGGACATGCACTGGCGGTCCCGATGGCGCAGCGTGCGGGCTGAAATGGACGACGGGGGTCTGGGATGGCAGCGAGGATGTGGGATTGCAAATGAGTGCGTTGGAAGTGATCCAGAATCTCTTAGTCGACCGGGTGGATCCGCCAGTCACCGATGCCACCGGGGGAACCTCAGTGGGCGACCCGAGCGGAGGAATGGAGCAGCCCGATCCACGGCCACCGGTGCTGACGATGACTATCACCGGGGCAGATCGCGCGGGGGCGGGGCTCCTGACAGCGATGTTGGGGGTGTTGATGATAGGGACAACAGGGTGGCTCCTCTATGAATAG
- a CDS encoding putative aminotransferase: MALSTRANGVLQANSNSLIWEVLSDMYDPETNPDGYYSVGIAENVLMHEFLLDHMHQSLRLTSKSLTYNDGASGSKRLKAAMARFLNRRLHPATPLEPHHLILTNGVSAAVEHLSWALADKGEGILLGRPYYGTFVADISMRFGTEVVTVPFGGADPLGEACVEAYRQALTSFEQRTGKKCRALLLCHPHNPLGRCYSRNVLVALMRLCQEQGMHFISDEIYALSVWGGEEFVSALSIDTSGIIDADRVHVLWGMSKDFGANGLRLGALISQGNKDVRAAVDSVALYSYVSGPADHLAANVLEDDAYTDEYIRLNCEKLKQAYEYTVGLLTQNEIPYMAGANAGFFVWVDLGTPYLKHHPEAKHEDVGEIVMQRLLKNKVFLASGALFGSETPGWFRIVFAHPQAYLDEALRRIVAALQ, from the coding sequence ATGGCCCTCTCAACACGTGCAAATGGCGTCCTCCaggccaacagcaacagcctCATCTGGGAGGTCTTGAGCGACATGTATGACCCGGAAACCAACCCTGACGGCTACTACAGCGTTGGCATAGCTGAGAACGTCCTGATGCACGAGTTCCTCCTGGACCACATGCACCAGAGCCTCCGCCTCACCTCCAAATCCCTCACCTACAATGACGGCGCATCCGGCTCGAAACGCCTCAAAGCGGCCATGGCGCGCTTCTTGAACCGACGCCTCCACCCAGCGACCCCCCTCGAGCCACaccatctcatcctcaccaACGGCGTCTCTGCGGCAGTCGAGCATCTCTCCTGGGCGCTTGCGGATAAAGGCGAGGGCATCCTCCTGGGAAGACCGTACTACGGCACCTTTGTCGCGGATATCTCCATGCGGTTCGGCACGGAGGTTGTGACCGTTCCCTTTGGAGGGGCCGATCCGCTCGGCGAAGCCTGCGTCGAGGCGTACCGACAGGCGCTGACTAGCTTCGAGCAGCGGACTGGGAAGAAGTGTCGTGCACTGCTGCTATGCCATCCGCATAATCCTCTCGGACGGTGTTACTCGCGCAATGTCCTGGTTGCGCTGATGCGGTTGTGCCAGGAGCAGGGGATGCATTTTATCAGCGACGAGATATATGCGCTCTCCGTATGGGGTGGGGAAGAGTTTGTCTCCGCGCTGAGTATCGACACCAGCGGCATCATTGATGCGGACCGGGTGCATGTGCTCTGGGGCATGAGCAAGGATTTCGGTGCGAATGGGCTACGGTTGGGTGCCCTGATCAGCCAGGGAAATAAGGATGTGCGTGCCGCGGTTGACAGTGTCGCGCTGTATTCGTATGTGTCTGGACCGGCGGACCATCTGGCGGCAAATGTCCTGGAGGATGATGCGTATACGGATGAGTATATCCGGTTGAACTGCGAGAAGCTAAAACAGGCGTATGAATACACAGTAGGATTGCTGACGCAGAATGAGATCCCATACATGGCCGGAGCCAATGCGGGATTCTTTGTCTGGGTGGACCTGGGCACGCCGTATCTTAAGCACCACCCGGAGGCGAAACACGAGGATGTCGGCGAGATCGTGATGCAGCGTCTGCTGAAGAACAAGGTGTTTCTGGCCTCGGGGGCGCTGTTTGGCTCGGAGACGCCCGGATGGTTCCGCATTGTCTTTGCGCATCCGCAGGCGTACCTGGACGAAGCGTTGCGGCGGATTGTGGCTGCTCTTCAATAA
- a CDS encoding HpcH/HpaI aldolase family protein, with translation MEDYRASSLFQPSNLAKALEDTMNPSSGGPTHLLGTIVSIPHTISARTLAVLGYDFVMIDAQHTPIDAENLVRLIQTVSLSSQGRTIPICRVPSAQSHLLTYALDAGAGGIIFPHIDTPEQAAEAVSKCRYAYSGGDRSLAPAVLVPGVTDVAPPGSFHEGVADKNIAVIVQIESPLALDNADAIAAVPGVNGLMLGAGDLRVALRCPPRGAGDPEDQKILDAIDQLVKVSRRHQKPLAVVTCKVSGTSRTWLKDFQLLMLTSDYFSVVKGHKEALARMTETLAEVQELKN, from the exons ATGGAAGACTACCGTGCGTCGTCGCTCTTCCAGCCTTCCAACCTGGCAAAGGCCCTGGAGGACACTATGAACCCGTCATCTGGGGGACCTACGCATTTGTTAGGCACCATCGTCTCGATTCCCCACACCATCTCAGCGCGCACGTTGGCAGTCCTGGGTTATGACTTTGTCATGATTGATGCACAACATAC ACCCATTGATGCTGAAAACCTTGTTCGCCTCATCCAGACCGTTAGCCTGTCTAGCCAGGGCAGAACCATCCCAATCTGTCGAGTGCCGTCTGCTCAATCACATCTACTAACATATGCTCTTGACGCGG GAGCCGGCGGCATAATCTTCCCACACATCGATACGCCTGAGCAAGCCGCTGAAGCCGTCAGCAAGTGCCGCTATGCATACTCAGGTGGTGACCGGTCCCTGGCTCCCGCCGTACTTGTGCCTGGCGTTACAGATGTGGCACCACCAGGATCGTTCCACGAGGGCGTAGCGGACAAGAACATCGCCGTGATTGTTCAGATCGAGAGTCCT CTTGCCCTGGACAATGCGGACGCCATCGCTGCAGTCCCTGGTGTCAACGGCCTAATGCTAGGGGCTGGTGATCTCCGAGTTGCCTTGCGCTGCCCTCCGCGCGGGGCAGGCGACCCTGAAGACCAGAAGATATTGGACGCAATAGATCAATTGGTGAAGGTGTCGAGACGTCATCAGAAGCCTTTGGCTGTGGTGACGTGCAAGGTGTCTGGGACATCGCGCACTTGGCTTAAAGACTTTCAGCTATTGATGCTCACGTCGGATTACTTTAGCGTGGTGAAGGGGCACAAGGAGGCTCTAGCTCGGATGACTGAGACACTGGCGGAGGTGCAAGAGTTGAAAAACTGA